One Setaria italica strain Yugu1 chromosome I, Setaria_italica_v2.0, whole genome shotgun sequence DNA window includes the following coding sequences:
- the LOC101764907 gene encoding survival of motor neuron-related-splicing factor 30 isoform X1 — translation MEDLSVEELASNLSTYKDQLREVKKLIKEKKDDPGISEYLDMEKELQEVIMLTEELLATAKQAEGAQNVAGLSPPNYSAGMQSEGLGDLSHSHKFAVGTRVQAVWSEDGEWYNATVEALTPNGYYVAYDGWGNREEVDPDNVRLLEEEAADALRQAEKEAEATKMAIKRKIEQAATSDFQARSLPAKLRIEPSDPEDVKAAKRKKIHAFKSKARFEQLEFAQNKRQNAWQQFQTTKGKAKKVGFFSGRKKESIFKSPDDHRGKVGVTGSGKGLTDFQRREKHLHLKGGSADALDDEE, via the exons ATGGAGGATCTGAGCGTGGAGGAGCTCGCCTCCAACCTCTCCACATACAAGGACCAGCTCCGCGAG GTTAAGAAACTTATTAAGGAGAAAAAGGATGACCCTGGAATTTCCGAATATCTTGATATGGAGAAAGAGCTTCAGGAG GTCATTATGTTAACAGAAGAGCTTTTAGCAACTGCAAAGCAAGCTGAGGGTGCCCAGAACGTTGCAGGTCTATCACCGCCGAATTATTCGGCTGGAATGCAGTCAGAG GGACTGGGTGACCTTTCACATTCACATAAGTTTGCGGTTGGGACTAGAGTGCAAGCCGTGTGGAGCGAAGATGGGGAATG GTATAATGCAACAGTTGAAGCTTTGACACCAAATGGATATTACGTAGCCTACGATGGCTGGGGAAACAGGGAAGAG GTGGACCCAGATAATGTGAGGCTGCTTGAGGAAGAAGCTGCTGATGCTTTGCGACAAGCTGAAAAGGAAGCTGAAGCCACAAAAATGGCAATAAAGAGGAAAATTGAACAAGCAGCCACATCTGATTTTCAGGCGCGGAGCTTGCCTGCCAAACTTCGTATTGAACCAAGTGATCCTGAGGATGTT AAAGCTGCAAAGCGTAAGAAAATACATGCTTTCAAATCGAAAGCCCGCTTTGAGCAACTTGAATTTGCACAAAACAAGCGGCAGAATGCATGGCAGCAGTTTCAAACAACCAAGGGGAAAGCTAAAAAG GTAGGGTTCTTCTCCGGTCGCAAGAAGGAGAGCATCTTCAAGTCACCCGATGACCACAGAGGTAAGGTGGGTGTCACTGGGAGTGGCAAAGGCCTGACCGATttccagaggagggagaagcaTCTGCACCTCAAGGGTGGGTCTGCAGACGCATTGGATGACGAGGAATAG
- the LOC101764907 gene encoding survival of motor neuron-related-splicing factor 30 isoform X2 — protein sequence MLTEELLATAKQAEGAQNVAGLSPPNYSAGMQSEGLGDLSHSHKFAVGTRVQAVWSEDGEWYNATVEALTPNGYYVAYDGWGNREEVDPDNVRLLEEEAADALRQAEKEAEATKMAIKRKIEQAATSDFQARSLPAKLRIEPSDPEDVKAAKRKKIHAFKSKARFEQLEFAQNKRQNAWQQFQTTKGKAKKVGFFSGRKKESIFKSPDDHRGKVGVTGSGKGLTDFQRREKHLHLKGGSADALDDEE from the exons ATGTTAACAGAAGAGCTTTTAGCAACTGCAAAGCAAGCTGAGGGTGCCCAGAACGTTGCAGGTCTATCACCGCCGAATTATTCGGCTGGAATGCAGTCAGAG GGACTGGGTGACCTTTCACATTCACATAAGTTTGCGGTTGGGACTAGAGTGCAAGCCGTGTGGAGCGAAGATGGGGAATG GTATAATGCAACAGTTGAAGCTTTGACACCAAATGGATATTACGTAGCCTACGATGGCTGGGGAAACAGGGAAGAG GTGGACCCAGATAATGTGAGGCTGCTTGAGGAAGAAGCTGCTGATGCTTTGCGACAAGCTGAAAAGGAAGCTGAAGCCACAAAAATGGCAATAAAGAGGAAAATTGAACAAGCAGCCACATCTGATTTTCAGGCGCGGAGCTTGCCTGCCAAACTTCGTATTGAACCAAGTGATCCTGAGGATGTT AAAGCTGCAAAGCGTAAGAAAATACATGCTTTCAAATCGAAAGCCCGCTTTGAGCAACTTGAATTTGCACAAAACAAGCGGCAGAATGCATGGCAGCAGTTTCAAACAACCAAGGGGAAAGCTAAAAAG GTAGGGTTCTTCTCCGGTCGCAAGAAGGAGAGCATCTTCAAGTCACCCGATGACCACAGAGGTAAGGTGGGTGTCACTGGGAGTGGCAAAGGCCTGACCGATttccagaggagggagaagcaTCTGCACCTCAAGGGTGGGTCTGCAGACGCATTGGATGACGAGGAATAG
- the LOC105913922 gene encoding uncharacterized protein LOC105913922, with the protein MSGRRKKPPDGRTAGVTLEITVPGALLGLDGMGKKMAAPAYPLLESAYDLQHRAHHLGDLNEDLKPLRARVHSPLRWDERYAEYLQRVASGDSYFPSPVRRHEHHNARRCYDTRSSTGGASSDGNYTE; encoded by the exons ATGagcggcaggaggaagaagcctCCTGATGGTCGGACAGCCGGGGTCACTCTGGAGATCACG GTCCCTGGAGCCTTGCTTGGATTAGATGGCATGGGAAAAAA gatggcggccccagCGTACCCGCTTCTTGAGTCCGCGTACGACTTGCagcaccgtgcccaccacctcggCGACCTAAATGAG gatttgaaACCACTCAGGGCTAgagtgcactcaccacttaggtgggatgagcggtacgcgGAGTACTTGCAGAGA gtggcgtccggagaTTCATACTTTCCATCTCCCGTTCGGAGACATGAGCATCACAATGCAAGACGTTGCTATGATACTCGATCTTCCACTGGAGGGGCATCCAGTGACGGGAATTATACAGAATGA